Proteins encoded by one window of Halobaculum halobium:
- a CDS encoding Nif3-like dinuclear metal center hexameric protein: protein MQRSAFVDRLDEKLNTDAYADLDASPNGLQVGSKTGEIETVAFAVDAVEATVETAVDVGADALVTHHGMIWGGLDRVTGREYDRIEPLVANDVPLYVSHLPLDGHQTLGNAAGVADVLGLVDREPFGQVGPEYVGQRGVVPDGSSADDLAATLEAELDHGGEGVQVLEFGPDELEDVGIVTGSGSDWLREAEDLGLDALVTGEAKAKAYHEAREAGVSVFLAGHYATETFGVRALQSVADDWGLETRYIDHPTGL from the coding sequence ATGCAGCGATCCGCGTTCGTCGACCGACTCGACGAGAAGCTGAACACCGACGCGTACGCCGACCTCGACGCCTCTCCGAACGGCCTCCAGGTCGGGTCGAAGACCGGGGAGATCGAGACGGTCGCGTTCGCCGTCGACGCCGTCGAGGCGACCGTCGAGACCGCCGTCGACGTGGGCGCCGACGCGCTCGTGACTCACCACGGGATGATCTGGGGGGGCCTCGACCGCGTGACCGGCCGCGAGTACGACCGCATCGAACCCCTCGTCGCGAACGACGTGCCGTTGTACGTCTCGCATCTCCCGCTCGACGGCCACCAGACCCTCGGTAACGCCGCCGGCGTCGCCGACGTGCTCGGCCTCGTCGACCGCGAGCCGTTCGGCCAGGTCGGGCCGGAGTACGTCGGCCAACGCGGGGTCGTCCCCGACGGCTCCTCCGCCGACGACCTCGCGGCGACGCTGGAGGCGGAACTCGATCACGGCGGCGAGGGCGTGCAGGTGCTCGAGTTCGGCCCCGACGAACTCGAGGACGTGGGGATCGTCACGGGCAGCGGGAGCGACTGGCTTCGCGAGGCCGAGGACCTGGGACTCGACGCGCTCGTCACCGGGGAGGCGAAAGCGAAAGCGTACCACGAGGCGCGCGAGGCCGGCGTTTCGGTGTTCCTTGCGGGCCACTACGCGACCGAGACCTTCGGCGTGCGCGCGCTGCAGTCGGTGGCCGACGACTGGGGACTGGAGACGCGCTACATCGACCACCCCACTGGGCTGTGA
- a CDS encoding arginase family protein, giving the protein MRFPGATADRDGADYVLTGAPLDATTTFQPGTRFGPDRVRKFAATYDDYDRRTDSFFSDLRVHDAGDVPAWDALDEYLDHLTAELRAAVIDDAVPLMLGGEHTVTWAGVRAAAPDVLVTLDAHLDLRDAYDGNPLNHACVVRRCLDGHDSDGADDDHTAGDDTGEYPTVDEVVILGARTGSPEEWERADAPDVTVVAPADVTDWAREFDDGFGDRDAYLSIDIDGADPGFAPGTGTMEPFGLSPREMREAVRAVAPHCVGVDAVEVNDRDDGQAAALAGKLLREAVYSHAAADAN; this is encoded by the coding sequence ATGCGCTTCCCCGGCGCCACCGCCGACCGCGACGGCGCCGACTACGTGCTGACGGGCGCGCCGCTCGACGCGACGACGACGTTCCAGCCGGGGACCCGCTTCGGCCCCGACCGCGTTCGCAAGTTCGCCGCGACGTACGACGACTACGACCGACGGACGGATTCGTTCTTCTCCGACCTCCGCGTCCACGACGCGGGCGACGTGCCCGCGTGGGACGCGCTCGACGAGTATCTCGATCACCTGACCGCCGAACTGCGCGCGGCCGTCATCGACGACGCCGTGCCCCTCATGCTCGGCGGCGAGCACACCGTCACCTGGGCGGGCGTCCGTGCCGCCGCACCCGACGTGCTCGTCACGCTCGACGCGCACCTCGATCTCCGCGACGCCTACGACGGCAACCCGCTGAACCACGCCTGCGTCGTCCGACGGTGTCTCGACGGGCACGACTCGGACGGCGCGGACGACGACCACACCGCCGGCGACGACACGGGCGAGTACCCCACCGTCGACGAGGTGGTCATCCTCGGCGCGCGTACCGGCTCCCCCGAGGAGTGGGAGCGCGCCGATGCACCCGACGTGACCGTCGTCGCGCCCGCGGACGTGACCGACTGGGCTCGCGAGTTCGACGACGGGTTCGGTGACCGCGACGCGTACCTCTCGATCGACATCGACGGTGCGGACCCGGGGTTCGCGCCCGGCACCGGGACGATGGAGCCGTTCGGCCTCTCGCCCCGGGAGATGCGCGAGGCCGTCCGCGCGGTCGCGCCCCACTGCGTCGGCGTCGACGCCGTCGAAGTGAACGACCGCGACGACGGGCAGGCCGCGGCGCTGGCGGGGAAACTGCTGCGCGAGGCGGTGTACTCGCACGCCGCCGCGGACGCGAACTGA
- a CDS encoding translation initiation factor IF-5A, producing the protein MPREQKQVRELQEGSYVMMEDSPCKINAYSTAKPGKHGSAKARIEGKGVFDDKKRSLSQPVDAKVWVPIIQRKQGQVVSVSGDDAQVMDLDTYETFTMRVPEDEDFTPDQNIEYLEYEGQRKVVG; encoded by the coding sequence ATGCCGAGAGAGCAGAAGCAGGTCCGCGAGCTGCAAGAGGGGAGCTACGTGATGATGGAGGACTCCCCCTGCAAGATCAACGCCTACAGCACCGCCAAGCCCGGTAAGCACGGGAGCGCGAAGGCCCGAATCGAGGGCAAAGGCGTGTTCGACGACAAGAAGCGCTCGCTCTCCCAGCCCGTCGACGCGAAGGTCTGGGTGCCGATAATCCAGCGTAAGCAGGGGCAGGTCGTCTCCGTCTCCGGCGACGACGCGCAGGTGATGGACCTGGACACCTACGAGACCTTCACGATGCGCGTGCCCGAGGACGAGGACTTCACGCCCGACCAGAACATCGAGTACCTCGAGTACGAGGGACAGCGGAAGGTCGTCGGGTAA
- a CDS encoding SDR family NAD(P)-dependent oxidoreductase, giving the protein MTDSDADAGGADAPARGDDPSPEPDLYDDLSGQAALVTGANRGIGAEIASNLAELGATVYAGVRSVTYDLPDEYERVTLDVSQEGDIQDALNRIGESEDGLDILVNNAGVGHFGEPLHEEQTHHVDHSISVNLRGPMLLCKYAIPPMLNTESPRVVNVSSGMGALGEEQSGGSPSYRVTKTGLNGLTKYLHGEYAEDGLIANSACPGWVHTEMGGEEAPRTPAEGAETPTWLARVRDGPGGRFWRDREIIDW; this is encoded by the coding sequence ATGACCGACAGCGACGCCGACGCGGGTGGCGCGGACGCGCCCGCTCGCGGCGACGACCCCTCGCCGGAGCCGGATCTGTACGACGACCTCTCGGGCCAGGCCGCGCTCGTCACGGGCGCGAACCGCGGCATCGGCGCCGAGATCGCGAGCAACCTCGCCGAGTTGGGCGCGACCGTCTACGCGGGCGTCAGGAGCGTCACCTACGACCTCCCCGACGAGTACGAGCGCGTCACCCTCGACGTGAGTCAGGAGGGCGACATCCAAGACGCGCTGAATCGGATCGGCGAGTCGGAGGACGGACTCGACATCCTGGTCAACAACGCCGGCGTCGGCCACTTCGGGGAGCCGCTGCACGAGGAGCAGACGCACCACGTCGACCACTCCATCTCGGTGAACCTCCGCGGCCCGATGCTGCTGTGCAAGTACGCGATCCCGCCGATGCTGAACACCGAGTCCCCGCGCGTCGTCAACGTCTCATCGGGGATGGGCGCGCTCGGCGAGGAGCAGTCGGGCGGTTCCCCCTCCTATCGCGTGACGAAGACGGGCCTGAACGGGCTCACGAAATATCTCCACGGCGAGTACGCCGAGGATGGACTCATCGCCAACTCGGCGTGTCCCGGCTGGGTCCACACCGAGATGGGCGGCGAGGAGGCGCCGCGAACGCCCGCCGAGGGCGCCGAGACGCCAACGTGGCTCGCGCGCGTTCGCGACGGTCCCGGCGGGCGGTTCTGGCGGGATCGCGAGATCATCGACTGGTGA
- a CDS encoding desampylase, whose protein sequence is MTVSAGRLLVPADVREILRERRVAGAPAEVCGVLLGERAGDADTERGERDADTADRVAEAVPVANVADDPERFYELDPAETVAAIENAETRGRDVVGFYHSHPRGPAEPSEIDHKRATWTGYVYAIVAPEEIVAYRWTGESFRPLRVETP, encoded by the coding sequence GTGACTGTGTCCGCGGGCCGCTTGCTGGTGCCGGCCGACGTGCGTGAGATCCTCCGCGAGCGCCGCGTCGCGGGCGCGCCCGCGGAGGTGTGCGGCGTCCTTCTCGGGGAACGCGCGGGCGACGCCGACACGGAGCGCGGGGAGCGCGACGCGGATACGGCCGACCGCGTCGCCGAGGCGGTTCCGGTCGCGAACGTCGCCGACGACCCCGAACGTTTCTACGAACTGGACCCTGCGGAGACCGTCGCGGCCATTGAGAACGCTGAGACCCGCGGTCGCGACGTGGTCGGCTTCTACCACAGCCACCCGCGCGGCCCGGCTGAACCCTCCGAAATCGACCACAAGCGCGCGACGTGGACGGGCTACGTCTACGCGATCGTCGCGCCGGAGGAGATCGTCGCGTACCGCTGGACCGGCGAGTCGTTCCGGCCGCTCCGGGTCGAAACGCCGTAA
- a CDS encoding NUDIX hydrolase, with translation MSTEDADASDAAATASEDSDHENALQDVIAVDSDDNPQGTVNRLDAHTGDGIRHRAFTCLVFDSNGRLLLGQRAPGKRLWGTFWDGTVASHPVEGQTQKEATRERLEEELGITPDQYDDVTLTDRFEYKRYFENAGLEWEVCAVLKVTLEDDALDPDEEEIAGLLWVDYEHLHEHPEWYRQLRLCPWFEIAMRRDFE, from the coding sequence ATGAGCACAGAGGACGCCGACGCGAGCGACGCCGCGGCGACCGCGAGCGAGGACTCGGACCACGAGAACGCGCTCCAGGACGTGATCGCCGTCGACAGCGACGACAACCCGCAGGGCACGGTGAACCGGCTGGACGCCCACACGGGCGACGGCATCCGCCACCGCGCGTTCACCTGCCTCGTCTTCGACTCGAACGGCCGCCTCCTGTTGGGCCAGCGCGCGCCCGGCAAGCGCCTGTGGGGCACGTTCTGGGACGGCACGGTCGCCTCTCACCCCGTCGAGGGGCAGACGCAGAAGGAGGCCACACGCGAGCGGCTGGAGGAGGAACTCGGGATCACCCCCGACCAGTACGACGACGTGACGCTCACCGACCGCTTCGAGTACAAGCGCTACTTCGAGAACGCGGGGCTGGAGTGGGAGGTCTGTGCGGTCCTGAAAGTCACGCTGGAGGACGACGCCCTCGACCCCGACGAGGAGGAGATCGCGGGACTGCTGTGGGTCGACTACGAGCACCTCCACGAGCACCCCGAGTGGTACCGGCAACTGCGCCTGTGCCCGTGGTTCGAGATCGCGATGCGGCGCGACTTCGAGTAG
- a CDS encoding Lrp/AsnC family transcriptional regulator produces MDDLDRRILNLLRRDARTPYTEIAEEVGTSEGTVRNRVDRMTSEGVIERFTVTTRTGNVKAMVEISVDMNVNTSAVSERLADWEEVDFVWQVSGQEDIVLIVDCVDTRAVNELITRARELDEIEGTKTRLILDERLG; encoded by the coding sequence ATGGACGATCTCGACCGGCGCATTCTGAACCTCCTTCGACGGGACGCCCGGACGCCGTACACGGAGATCGCGGAGGAGGTGGGCACCAGCGAGGGGACGGTGCGAAACCGCGTCGACCGGATGACCAGCGAGGGCGTGATCGAGCGGTTCACGGTCACGACGCGCACGGGGAACGTGAAGGCGATGGTGGAGATCAGCGTCGACATGAACGTCAACACCAGCGCCGTCTCCGAGCGGCTGGCAGACTGGGAGGAAGTCGACTTCGTGTGGCAGGTGTCGGGACAAGAAGACATCGTGCTCATCGTCGACTGCGTGGACACCCGCGCCGTCAACGAACTCATCACGCGCGCCCGCGAACTCGACGAGATCGAGGGGACGAAGACGCGACTCATTCTGGACGAACGGCTCGGCTAG
- the carA gene encoding glutamine-hydrolyzing carbamoyl-phosphate synthase small subunit, which translates to MADAYVALADGRVFEARARAPGRTRGELVFTTAYTGYEESLTDPSYEEQVLTFSYPLIGNYGVRDERFESDRVHPNAAIAREFTDDVAEWLESEGVPAVDHLDTRDIVTSVREEGAMACGIAAGPDATPEAAKEELEQCVEMSDHLDIGKQVSTEEPYTVEGGGECNVALVDCGMKGSIPSSLTDRGADVHVLPYDVDAETVAERDPDVLFISNGPGDPANFESAQALVEEFAGEVPLAGICLGQQIVARAFGGDTEKMAFGHHGVNQPVRDLETGQVVMTTQNHGYSVADPGDLEVTQVNVNDDTAEGLTSNECAVVTRQYHPEANPGPHDSLGFFDDVLEMAENGSRTPATAD; encoded by the coding sequence ATGGCGGACGCCTACGTCGCCCTGGCCGATGGTCGTGTCTTCGAGGCACGCGCCCGCGCGCCGGGCCGGACACGTGGTGAACTGGTCTTTACGACCGCGTACACCGGGTACGAGGAGTCGCTCACGGACCCCTCCTACGAGGAGCAGGTCCTGACGTTCTCCTACCCGTTGATCGGGAACTACGGCGTCCGAGACGAGCGATTCGAGTCCGATCGCGTCCACCCGAACGCGGCGATCGCCCGCGAGTTCACCGACGACGTCGCCGAGTGGCTCGAGTCGGAGGGCGTGCCCGCGGTCGACCACCTCGACACCCGCGACATCGTCACGAGCGTGCGCGAGGAGGGCGCGATGGCCTGCGGCATCGCCGCCGGCCCGGACGCGACCCCCGAGGCCGCGAAAGAAGAGCTGGAACAGTGCGTCGAGATGTCCGACCACCTCGACATCGGCAAGCAGGTGTCGACCGAGGAGCCGTACACCGTCGAAGGCGGCGGCGAGTGCAACGTGGCGCTGGTCGACTGCGGCATGAAAGGCTCCATCCCGAGTTCGCTGACCGACCGGGGCGCCGACGTGCACGTGCTCCCGTACGACGTTGACGCCGAGACGGTCGCGGAACGCGATCCGGACGTGCTGTTCATCTCGAACGGCCCGGGCGACCCCGCGAACTTCGAGTCGGCGCAGGCGCTCGTCGAGGAGTTCGCCGGCGAAGTCCCGCTGGCGGGCATCTGCCTCGGCCAGCAGATCGTCGCCCGCGCGTTCGGCGGCGACACCGAGAAGATGGCCTTCGGCCACCACGGCGTCAACCAGCCCGTGCGCGACCTGGAGACCGGCCAGGTCGTCATGACGACACAGAACCACGGCTACTCGGTCGCCGACCCCGGTGACTTGGAGGTGACGCAGGTGAACGTCAACGACGACACCGCCGAGGGACTCACGAGTAACGAGTGCGCCGTCGTCACCCGGCAGTACCATCCCGAGGCCAATCCGGGCCCGCACGACTCGCTGGGCTTCTTCGACGACGTACTGGAGATGGCCGAGAACGGGTCGCGGACGCCCGCCACCGCCGATTAG
- a CDS encoding Rieske (2Fe-2S) protein yields MAVDDAGRDEYRKAVDLDDLRKEGRALTAVDGTPIALFYHEGEVRAVNNRCPHMGFPLTEGTVDEGVLTCHWHHARFELSCGDTFDPWADDVDTYPTDVRDGTVYVSPAPRRSDPPGVHWRERLDDGLEQNLRLVLAKSAVALTDAGVPPAEVVERGVTFGVGNRADGWSSGLTILVALANRLPDLDEPDRKRALYQGLTEVAGDCDGEAPKFDQEAFAATDVPFERLLSWFRENVEVRDADGAERVLRTAVAAGHDPEKLTELLVTAATDHRYLNTGHTFDYVNKATEALDLIGWDDEERTAEVLASLVRGLATADRAEETSSWRQPDDLATMCEESFARLDDLVAAGEAKTWTEPDDFTERLHAADPETVFDALEGAIEDGATVEQLASAVSFAAAKRVALFATSNEFADWNTVHHTFTFANAVHRAAERTDATALYRGVFDAAVNVYLDRFLNTPPAPEATGDPDADPETALESLRTAFEQQGRVQQAGDAVADYLAGGGDPDRLKAALGNALLVEDTNFHTFQAYEAACRQFDRRAAAGDDAGVTDEQRDCLVAAARYMAAHYPTRRSREQTFSIAARLLRGERVDAADEGRDADAETTAGD; encoded by the coding sequence ATGGCAGTCGATGACGCGGGACGCGACGAGTACCGCAAGGCGGTCGACCTCGACGACCTCCGCAAAGAGGGCCGCGCGCTGACCGCCGTCGACGGGACGCCGATCGCGCTGTTCTACCACGAGGGGGAGGTGCGGGCGGTGAACAACCGCTGTCCGCACATGGGCTTTCCGCTCACAGAAGGAACCGTCGACGAGGGCGTGCTCACCTGCCACTGGCACCACGCGCGCTTCGAGCTCTCTTGCGGCGACACGTTCGACCCGTGGGCCGACGACGTGGACACCTACCCGACGGACGTCCGAGACGGGACGGTGTACGTCTCGCCGGCCCCGCGGCGCTCGGATCCGCCGGGAGTCCACTGGCGCGAGCGCCTCGACGACGGCCTCGAACAGAACCTCCGACTCGTGCTCGCGAAGTCCGCGGTCGCGCTCACCGACGCGGGCGTCCCCCCGGCCGAAGTCGTCGAGCGCGGCGTCACCTTCGGCGTGGGCAACCGCGCAGACGGGTGGAGCTCCGGGCTCACCATCCTGGTCGCGCTGGCGAACAGACTGCCGGACCTGGACGAACCGGACCGGAAACGCGCGCTGTATCAGGGGCTCACGGAGGTCGCCGGCGACTGCGACGGCGAGGCGCCGAAGTTCGATCAGGAGGCGTTCGCCGCGACGGACGTGCCGTTCGAGCGCCTGCTGTCGTGGTTCCGCGAAAACGTGGAGGTGCGCGACGCCGACGGCGCCGAGCGCGTGCTTCGCACCGCCGTCGCGGCCGGCCACGACCCCGAGAAGCTGACCGAACTACTCGTCACCGCGGCGACCGACCACCGCTACCTGAACACGGGCCACACGTTCGACTACGTCAACAAGGCGACGGAGGCGCTGGACCTGATTGGGTGGGACGACGAGGAGCGCACCGCCGAGGTGCTCGCGTCGCTCGTGCGCGGGCTCGCGACGGCCGACCGCGCCGAGGAGACGTCGTCGTGGCGCCAGCCCGACGACCTCGCGACGATGTGCGAGGAGTCGTTCGCTCGCCTCGACGACCTCGTCGCCGCCGGCGAGGCGAAGACGTGGACCGAGCCGGACGACTTCACCGAGCGCCTGCACGCGGCCGACCCCGAGACGGTGTTCGACGCGCTGGAGGGGGCGATCGAGGACGGGGCGACCGTCGAACAGCTCGCGAGCGCCGTGTCGTTCGCGGCCGCAAAGCGCGTCGCGCTGTTCGCCACGAGCAACGAGTTCGCCGACTGGAACACGGTCCACCACACGTTTACGTTCGCGAACGCGGTTCACCGCGCGGCCGAGCGGACGGACGCGACCGCGCTGTATCGCGGCGTGTTCGACGCCGCCGTGAACGTCTACCTCGACCGCTTCCTCAACACGCCGCCGGCGCCCGAAGCGACGGGCGATCCCGACGCCGATCCGGAGACGGCGCTGGAGTCGCTCCGGACGGCCTTCGAGCAGCAGGGGAGGGTGCAACAGGCGGGCGACGCCGTCGCCGATTACCTCGCCGGCGGCGGCGACCCCGACCGGCTGAAGGCCGCGCTGGGCAACGCCCTGCTGGTCGAGGACACGAACTTCCACACGTTCCAGGCGTACGAGGCGGCGTGTCGCCAGTTCGACCGACGCGCGGCCGCCGGCGACGACGCCGGCGTCACCGACGAGCAGCGCGACTGCCTCGTCGCCGCCGCGCGCTACATGGCCGCCCACTACCCGACGCGTCGGTCGCGCGAACAGACGTTCTCCATCGCTGCGCGGCTGTTGCGCGGGGAGCGGGTCGACGCCGCCGACGAGGGAAGGGACGCGGATGCCGAGACGACGGCGGGGGATTGA
- a CDS encoding HAD family hydrolase: protein MVPNTYDFWLFDLDGTLVDAEWSYTREVFDRVGARLGYEFSDRQAELLWHGLTGARDPLLREWGLDPTEFWPAFHAVENPQARAEASYLHDDAARLLDDLHEQDVPVGLVTHCAEFLARPVTDRLDLTARFDTFLSCSDETGWKPAPDPLQIAMDDISVDPTSQRGVYLGDGDSDVGAAWNAGLDAVHVERHGHEERGRCVRADHRVWSFDDLPRGGTADALWGSGAARTDGSGFEDD, encoded by the coding sequence ATGGTCCCCAACACGTACGACTTCTGGCTGTTCGACCTCGACGGCACGCTCGTCGACGCCGAGTGGTCGTACACCCGCGAGGTGTTCGACCGCGTCGGCGCTCGTCTCGGGTACGAGTTCTCCGACCGGCAGGCCGAACTGCTGTGGCACGGCCTCACCGGCGCGCGCGACCCGCTCTTGCGCGAGTGGGGGCTCGACCCGACCGAGTTCTGGCCGGCGTTCCACGCCGTCGAGAACCCGCAAGCGCGGGCCGAGGCCTCGTACCTCCACGACGACGCCGCGCGGCTGCTCGACGACCTCCACGAGCAGGACGTTCCGGTGGGCTTGGTCACCCACTGCGCGGAGTTTCTCGCCCGACCGGTCACCGACCGGCTCGACCTGACCGCCCGCTTCGACACGTTCCTCTCGTGTTCGGACGAGACGGGGTGGAAGCCCGCCCCCGACCCGCTGCAGATCGCGATGGACGACATCAGCGTCGACCCGACGAGCCAGCGGGGCGTCTACCTCGGAGACGGCGACAGCGACGTGGGCGCCGCGTGGAACGCGGGCCTCGACGCCGTCCACGTCGAGCGCCACGGGCACGAGGAGCGGGGACGCTGCGTCCGCGCGGACCACCGAGTGTGGAGCTTCGACGACCTTCCGCGGGGCGGCACCGCCGACGCCCTGTGGGGGTCGGGGGCTGCCCGGACCGACGGATCCGGCTTCGAGGACGACTGA
- the lwrS gene encoding LWR-salt protein, which produces MTGAEAMEASYVFRVRFTLSPRRARIDPDAFETVLRIPAPRPGEEGWLLFRDALWRGEANDEEHVRGLCADRLPAGVEVVSARFSEFETDRAYLEALRDAIADDLTAFRADSVREVLHKYLGSSIRVDGGDGTAAGRATDDPAP; this is translated from the coding sequence GTGACGGGGGCGGAGGCGATGGAGGCGTCGTACGTGTTCCGGGTCCGGTTCACTCTCTCGCCGCGGCGCGCGCGTATCGACCCGGACGCCTTCGAGACGGTGCTTCGGATCCCCGCGCCGCGGCCGGGCGAGGAGGGATGGCTGCTGTTTCGCGACGCGCTGTGGCGCGGCGAGGCGAACGACGAGGAGCACGTCCGCGGGCTGTGTGCCGACCGGCTCCCTGCGGGGGTCGAGGTGGTGTCCGCGAGGTTCTCGGAGTTCGAGACCGACCGGGCGTACCTCGAGGCGCTGCGGGACGCAATCGCCGACGACCTCACGGCGTTTCGGGCGGACTCGGTCCGCGAAGTTCTGCACAAGTACCTCGGCTCGTCGATTCGCGTGGACGGGGGCGACGGTACGGCCGCGGGAAGGGCAACGGACGATCCCGCGCCCTGA
- a CDS encoding 4a-hydroxytetrahydrobiopterin dehydratase, with product MSDVLDTDEIAAELPDGWRHDADADEIARTFEFDSYLEGVGFAAGAGGLAEEAFHHPSMTVEWREVEVRLTTHDAGGVTAKDIDLAERLNELAE from the coding sequence GTGAGCGACGTACTCGATACCGACGAGATCGCGGCGGAACTACCCGACGGCTGGCGTCACGACGCGGACGCTGACGAGATCGCCCGCACCTTCGAGTTCGACTCGTACCTCGAAGGCGTCGGCTTCGCGGCCGGCGCGGGCGGCCTCGCCGAGGAGGCGTTCCACCACCCGTCGATGACCGTCGAGTGGCGCGAGGTCGAGGTCCGCCTCACCACCCACGACGCCGGCGGGGTCACCGCGAAGGACATCGACTTGGCCGAGCGACTGAACGAACTCGCGGAGTGA
- a CDS encoding DUF7260 family protein, translated as MRGTSHGVGRISTEPVELGVESLCRAAACDHPDVAVGIAVLGLTAVFVVLAGAVLSRLDGARESLAREATRTRAERDAFEQLRRRVANLEPSERTQPMPTGGGTNVLTVPAEGATVDGGGLADARQAYRETVMATAHYDEEYNETLATNVAEEFSPPVASALVESGGTLTPSLRTTLTSSARHASEERAELLSKLETEWSSIDAAESTLEPAVDASKRVVDRDLSRASYTDIVAEYERLEWHEGRVESLLSDRQTRIHDEEGDRRHWFDYLYRSLASPYPVLSAGARTLSLIDDATSALASAAGGR; from the coding sequence ATGCGAGGTACGAGTCACGGTGTCGGTCGGATCTCGACCGAGCCGGTCGAACTGGGAGTGGAGTCGTTGTGCCGGGCGGCAGCGTGCGATCACCCGGACGTCGCCGTCGGGATCGCCGTTTTGGGGTTGACGGCCGTCTTCGTCGTGCTCGCGGGCGCGGTGCTCTCGCGGCTCGACGGCGCGCGCGAGTCGCTCGCGCGGGAGGCGACCCGCACGCGAGCCGAGCGGGACGCGTTCGAGCAGCTCCGACGCCGCGTCGCGAACTTGGAACCGAGCGAACGAACACAGCCGATGCCGACTGGCGGGGGCACGAACGTCCTGACGGTGCCGGCCGAGGGGGCCACTGTCGACGGCGGTGGGCTGGCAGACGCCCGTCAGGCGTACAGAGAGACCGTAATGGCGACGGCTCACTATGACGAAGAGTACAACGAGACGCTCGCGACAAACGTCGCCGAGGAGTTCTCCCCGCCCGTCGCGAGTGCGCTCGTCGAATCTGGCGGGACGTTGACCCCGTCGCTGCGGACGACGCTCACGAGCAGCGCCCGGCACGCGAGCGAGGAGCGCGCGGAGCTGCTCTCGAAACTCGAGACCGAGTGGTCGTCGATCGACGCGGCGGAATCGACGCTCGAGCCGGCAGTCGACGCGAGCAAGCGCGTCGTCGACCGCGATCTGTCGCGGGCGAGCTACACCGATATCGTCGCGGAGTACGAGCGACTGGAGTGGCACGAAGGGCGCGTCGAGTCGCTGCTGTCCGACCGGCAGACCCGGATCCACGACGAGGAGGGCGACCGTCGCCACTGGTTCGACTACCTCTACCGGTCGCTGGCCTCGCCGTATCCGGTCTTGTCGGCGGGTGCGAGGACGCTTTCGCTGATCGACGACGCGACGTCTGCGCTCGCGTCGGCCGCGGGCGGTCGCTGA